Proteins co-encoded in one Corylus avellana chromosome ca9, CavTom2PMs-1.0 genomic window:
- the LOC132162037 gene encoding annexin D8-like encodes MAATILPMSSTHGLENECKEIHDSSGSLNHLIPSLARRTQLERQQIRDTYKAIYREDLISLLQRYEAAISPMKSAAFSLWMLDSHERDAVIAREALDEQGDDANYKALVEIFVGRKSDHIHLMKQAYHGRFRRHLDQDIINIEPPHPYQKILVALATSHKAHHADVSQHIAKCDARRLYETGEGGSGAIEAVVLETLSKRSIQQLKLTLSSYKHIYGHDYTKSLKRGNSGELEHALKMVVKCICNPPNYYAKTLYLSIKGGTIDKCCLERVLMSRADVDMDEIQRVFRKKYWKEVKDVICESIPSGAYRDFLVALATKNNIN; translated from the exons ATGGCCGCCACCATCCTTCCCATGTCGTCAACCCACGGCCTTGAAAACGAATGCAAGGAAATTCATGATTCTTCGGGGAGTTTGAACCACTTGATCCCATCTCTGGCTCGCAGAACCCAGCTTGAACGCCAGCAAATCAGAGACACTTACAAAGCCATATACAGGGAAGACTTGATAAGCCTTCTCCAAAGATATGAGGCTGCAATTTCTCCCATGAAATCTGCAGCTTTCTCTCTGTGGATGCTTGATTCCCATGAGCGTGATGCTGTGATAGCCAGAGAAGCACTTGATGAGCAAGGTGATGATGCCAACTACAAAGCTCTTGTCGAAATCTTTGTGGGTAGAAAATCAGATCATATTCACCTCATGAAACAAGCCTATCATGGAAGATTTAGAAGGCATTTGGACCAAGATATCATCAATATTGAGCCTCCCCATCCCTACCAGAAG ATTCTTGTGGCATTGGCTACATCGCACAAGGCTCACCATGCTGATGTTAGCCAACATATTGCCAAGTGTGATGCTAGAAGGCTTTATGAAACAGGGGAGGGAGGCTCAGGAGCCATAGAAGCTGTTGTGCTGGAAACACTAAGTAAGAGGAGCATTCAACAGCTCAAGCTGACACTTTCAAGCTATAAACACATCTATGGACATGACTACACAAAG TCACTGAAAAGAGGAAACTCTGGGGAGCTTGAACACGCGCTGAAAATGGTAGTGAAATGCATTTGCAATCCACCTAACTATTATGCAAAG ACATTGTATTTAAGCATTAAGGGGGGAACAATTGACAAGTGTTGCTTGGAACGTGTGCTGATGAGCAGGGCTGACGTGGACATGGACGAGATTCAAAGGGTATTcagaaaaaaatattggaagGAAGTTAAAGATGTAATTTGTGAGAGCATTCCATCTGGAGCTTACAGAGACTTTCTTGTTGCCTTGGCcacaaaaaacaacataaactaG
- the LOC132162067 gene encoding binding partner of ACD11 1 — protein sequence MQTRTVQVQHVSDLASEREIHEFFSFSGEIEHIEIQCESGQSKSAFVTFKDPKALEIALLLSGATIVDQIVSITPVQNYVAKREMQEVRVVDNAVCVAPAENTSTIEDKSDSPNNGRMYVSRAQDAVATMLAKGSAIRQDAVNKAKAFDEKHRLTASASEKVVSFDRRVGLTEKLTVGISVVNEKVKSVDQRLHVSDKTMAAIFAAERKLNDTGSAVKTSRYVTAGAAWLNGAFGKVAKAGQVAGTKTREKFHMAVSNITAKEPPIAA from the exons ATGCAG acgAGAACGGTTCAGGTGCAGCACGTTTCAGATCtagctagtgagagagagattcacGAATTCTTCTCGTTTTCTGGAGAAATCGAACATATTGAGATccaatg TGAGTCCGGGCAATCAAAGAGTGCATTTGTGACATTTAAAGATCCTAAAGCGCTTGAAATCGCATTATTGTTATCG GGAGCAACAATAGTAGACCAGATTGTGAGTATAACTCCTGTTCAAAACTATGTAGCAAAACGTGAGATGCAG GAAGTTAGGGTGGTGGACAATGCTGTGTGTGTTGCTCCTGCCGAAAACACCTCAACAATTGAG GATAAATCTGACTCGCCAAACAATGGAAGAATGTATGTCAGTAGAGCACAGGATGCAGTTGCAACTATGCTAGCGAAAGGTTCAGCTATTAGACAAGATGCTGTGAACAAGGCCAAAGCATTTGATGAGAAGCATCGGTTGACAGCCAGTGCATCAGAGAAGGTCGTTTCCTTTGACAGGAGAGTTGGGCTTACAGAGAAATTGACAGTCGGGATCTCAGTGGTCAATGAGAAAGTGAAGTCTGTTGATCAAAGGCTTCACGTGTCAGATAAAACGATGGCTGCAATATTTGCAGCAGAGAGGAAATTGAATGACACAGGATCAGCTGTTAAAACAAGCAG GTATGTTACTGCAGGAGCAGCGTGGTTAAATGGTGCTTTTGGTAAGGTGGCAAAGGCAGGACAGGTTGCGGGTACAAAAACGAGAGAAAAGTTCCATATGGCCGTGTCAAACATAACTGCAAAG GAACCTCCAATTGCAGCTTAA